Proteins co-encoded in one Pseudoalteromonas sp. MEBiC 03607 genomic window:
- the tssJ gene encoding type VI secretion system lipoprotein TssJ has product MLKFKLTFVGVMWVFLTACTTVNKFVPPSTDLNISVASDVNPDISGRPSPVVYKLFELSSRTIFDTQDFFSLYENPEAVLGPDLLKKDELELQPSSSIEYKMNLNRNTRFVGVVVAYRDIEKARWRAVIEVDPTGYDDIDVNVESLAVYMKD; this is encoded by the coding sequence ATGTTGAAGTTCAAGCTTACTTTTGTAGGTGTTATGTGGGTATTTTTAACAGCCTGTACAACGGTAAACAAGTTTGTGCCCCCATCTACTGATTTAAACATTTCAGTGGCCTCAGATGTGAATCCAGATATCTCTGGCCGTCCTTCACCTGTCGTTTATAAATTGTTTGAGCTAAGCTCCCGAACTATTTTCGATACGCAAGATTTTTTTAGTTTATATGAAAATCCTGAAGCGGTACTTGGGCCTGATCTTCTTAAAAAAGATGAACTTGAATTACAACCTTCGTCAAGCATTGAATACAAAATGAATTTAAACAGAAATACTCGCTTTGTTGGTGTGGTAGTCGCTTATAGAGATATTGAAAAGGCCCGTTGGCGAGCTGTTATAGAGGTTGATCCGACAGGCTACGATGACATTGACGTAAATGTTGAGTCGTTAGCTGTATATATGAAAGATTAA